In Electrophorus electricus isolate fEleEle1 chromosome 12, fEleEle1.pri, whole genome shotgun sequence, a single window of DNA contains:
- the LOC118242271 gene encoding uncharacterized protein LOC118242271 isoform X1, translated as MDALFYAVLVLLRLSASRGFLIAHAKGVCLSVRSGEVVLQKCDAASPLQQWTWTADMQLAHRQHGCLWADTSGALPPHARIVKLKECSGAPAWKCYDRRGTFGLAELPLYLKKQGAQAVVRVDPKYSNWTMYTVSSQGKAVLSFLCQSAAGLPTVSTSKTSAQITTVRIPVTTDHGPGTSTGHTSNTRTKRTGTTNPAGPSVALALNTRVVLRKDKSSHTVPSGLLTTGHVSTERQEAASDSSVTQLPWELRNEMSNVTRMVFTDLHQTRNTHENFRLDPRWTPESISRTHNLRVSRNAVTASHTSVTDPETVFSVTSFRAPAVMRSTQRSTQSSTQPSGSLKTLSGTILDPSTDSSAEILSVSDTRTDVETAPLSAYTASAPTVVRDTKAFGTLRPLTGRSGFSKQLL; from the exons ATGGACGCGCTGTTTTACGCCGTGCTGGTACTACTGCGCCTTTCTGCGTCCA GGGGTTTCCTTATCGCGCACGCGAAAGGCGTGTGTCTGAGCGTGCGGAGCGGCGAGGTCGTATTGCAGAAGTGCGACGCCGCGAGCCCCCTTCAGCAGTGGACGTGGACGGCAGACATGCAGCTCGCGCATCGGCAGCACGGCTGCCTCTGGGCCGACACGAGCGGCGCGCTGCCGCCCCACGCGCGCATAGTCAAGCTCAAGGAGTGCAGCGGTGCACCCGCGTGGAAGTGTTACGACAGGCGGGGCACCTTCGGTTTGGCGGAGTTGCCACTGTATCTGAAAAAGCAAGGGGCCCAGGCCGTTGTTCGGGTCGATCCGAAGTACTCCAACTGGACAATGTACACGGTCAGTTCGCAGGGGAAAGCGGTGCTGTCGTTCCTCTGTCAGTCCGCAG CAGGTCTGCCAACCGTCTCCACGAGCAAAACCTCAGCACAGATTACAACTGTGAGGATCCCTGTCACCACTGATCATGGACCCGGGACCAGCACTGGACATACGTCCAACACCAGAACCAAAAGGACTGGTACTACCAATCCTGCTGGGCCCAGTGTGGCCCTAGCTCTGAATACCAGGGTTGTGCTTCGTAAAGACAAGTCATCTCACACAGTCCCATCTGGACTTCTCACAACAGGCCACGTTAGCACAGAGAGGCAGGAAGCAGCCTCCGACAGCTCCGTCACGCAGCTCCCCTGGGAGCTGAGAAACGAGATGAGTAATGTCACACGCATGGTTTTCACAGACCTCCACCAAACAAGGAACACACATGAGAATTTCCGGCTCGATCCGCGTTGGACTCCTGAATCGATCTCCAGGACCCATAATCTGAGGGTCAGCCGCAATGCAGTAACTGCATCTCACACTTCTGTCACTGATcctgaaactgtgttttctGTCACGAGCTTCAGGGCTCCAGCTGTGATGCGCTCCACCCAGCGCTCCACCCAGTCCTCAACTCAGCCATCAGGTTCCCTGAAAACACTTTCCGGCACCATTTTAGATCCGTCAACAGATAGTTCAGCTGAAATCCTCTCAGTGTCTGACACTCGGACAGATGTTGAAACTGCCCCTCTGTCCGCATACACAGCATCTGCTCCCACTGTGGTCAGAGATACGAAGGCCTTCGGCACTCTGCGTCCCCTCACAGGCAGGAGTGGGTTCAGCAAACAGCTCCTGTAA
- the LOC118242271 gene encoding uncharacterized protein LOC118242271 isoform X2, protein MDALFYAVLVLLRLSASRGFLIAHAKGVCLSVRSGEVVLQKCDAASPLQQWTWTADMQLAHRQHGCLWADTSGALPPHARIVKLKECSGAPAWKCYDRRGTFGLAELPLYLKKQGAQAVVRVDPKYSNWTMYTVSSQGKAVLSFLCQSAGLPTVSTSKTSAQITTVRIPVTTDHGPGTSTGHTSNTRTKRTGTTNPAGPSVALALNTRVVLRKDKSSHTVPSGLLTTGHVSTERQEAASDSSVTQLPWELRNEMSNVTRMVFTDLHQTRNTHENFRLDPRWTPESISRTHNLRVSRNAVTASHTSVTDPETVFSVTSFRAPAVMRSTQRSTQSSTQPSGSLKTLSGTILDPSTDSSAEILSVSDTRTDVETAPLSAYTASAPTVVRDTKAFGTLRPLTGRSGFSKQLL, encoded by the exons ATGGACGCGCTGTTTTACGCCGTGCTGGTACTACTGCGCCTTTCTGCGTCCA GGGGTTTCCTTATCGCGCACGCGAAAGGCGTGTGTCTGAGCGTGCGGAGCGGCGAGGTCGTATTGCAGAAGTGCGACGCCGCGAGCCCCCTTCAGCAGTGGACGTGGACGGCAGACATGCAGCTCGCGCATCGGCAGCACGGCTGCCTCTGGGCCGACACGAGCGGCGCGCTGCCGCCCCACGCGCGCATAGTCAAGCTCAAGGAGTGCAGCGGTGCACCCGCGTGGAAGTGTTACGACAGGCGGGGCACCTTCGGTTTGGCGGAGTTGCCACTGTATCTGAAAAAGCAAGGGGCCCAGGCCGTTGTTCGGGTCGATCCGAAGTACTCCAACTGGACAATGTACACGGTCAGTTCGCAGGGGAAAGCGGTGCTGTCGTTCCTCTGTCAGTCCGCAG GTCTGCCAACCGTCTCCACGAGCAAAACCTCAGCACAGATTACAACTGTGAGGATCCCTGTCACCACTGATCATGGACCCGGGACCAGCACTGGACATACGTCCAACACCAGAACCAAAAGGACTGGTACTACCAATCCTGCTGGGCCCAGTGTGGCCCTAGCTCTGAATACCAGGGTTGTGCTTCGTAAAGACAAGTCATCTCACACAGTCCCATCTGGACTTCTCACAACAGGCCACGTTAGCACAGAGAGGCAGGAAGCAGCCTCCGACAGCTCCGTCACGCAGCTCCCCTGGGAGCTGAGAAACGAGATGAGTAATGTCACACGCATGGTTTTCACAGACCTCCACCAAACAAGGAACACACATGAGAATTTCCGGCTCGATCCGCGTTGGACTCCTGAATCGATCTCCAGGACCCATAATCTGAGGGTCAGCCGCAATGCAGTAACTGCATCTCACACTTCTGTCACTGATcctgaaactgtgttttctGTCACGAGCTTCAGGGCTCCAGCTGTGATGCGCTCCACCCAGCGCTCCACCCAGTCCTCAACTCAGCCATCAGGTTCCCTGAAAACACTTTCCGGCACCATTTTAGATCCGTCAACAGATAGTTCAGCTGAAATCCTCTCAGTGTCTGACACTCGGACAGATGTTGAAACTGCCCCTCTGTCCGCATACACAGCATCTGCTCCCACTGTGGTCAGAGATACGAAGGCCTTCGGCACTCTGCGTCCCCTCACAGGCAGGAGTGGGTTCAGCAAACAGCTCCTGTAA